In one window of Trichoderma breve strain T069 chromosome 7 map unlocalized scaffold00008, whole genome shotgun sequence DNA:
- a CDS encoding SRF-type transcription factor (DNA-binding and dimerization domain) domain-containing protein, producing the protein MDARRRRRSRLNKNPARGMKNRRIGLGKKAHEYSVAYGSDVIVVIRGPNGHYSGYQSQPGLLQRLQSVSDDQLLGPDDFVISEHANFSSISGMSESLVTDTMDIYGDWSDLFTYDTQSTFPSHSEDIMFHDTDIPLLGTDIKGKITSLQSEITSTQVSTEKSTHEGYSHLVQPKPISLNTTNTILSLLDSFF; encoded by the exons ATGGATgcacgacgacgacgccgcTCTCGCCTTAATAAAAACCCAGCAAGAGGCATGAAGAATAGGCGAATTGGCTTGGGTAAAAAGGCACACGAATATAGTGTGGCTTATGGCTCAGACGTGATCGTTGTTATCCGGGGGCCCAACGGACATTATAGTGGCTACCAATCTCAACCAGGTCTCCTACAAAGATTGCAGTCTGTCTCAGATGATCAGCTTCTCGGGCCAGATGATTTCGTCA TATCTGAACACGCCAATTTCTCCTCAATCTCTGGGATGAGCGAGTCTCTGGTTACCGATACGATGGACATTTATGGCGATTGGAGTGATCTCTTTACATATGACACCCAGTCTACATTTCCCTCGCATTCAGAAGACATTATGTTCCACGACACGGATATTCCACTGCTCGGAACTGATATAAAGGGCAAAATTACATCTCTACAATCCGAAATCACTTCTACGCAAGTTTCGACGGAGAAATCAACACACGAGGGCTACTCTCATCTCGTGCAACCAAAACCAATCTCATTAAACACGACAAATacaattctctctctcttggaTAGCTTTTTCTGA